One genomic window of Struthio camelus isolate bStrCam1 chromosome 1, bStrCam1.hap1, whole genome shotgun sequence includes the following:
- the KCNJ15 gene encoding ATP-sensitive inward rectifier potassium channel 15 isoform X3, which yields MHTCLTVLWKLCVGLKANETEALRMEATQINMSRVPLVNGGINTALKAHRPRVMSKSGHSNVRIDKVDGIYLLYLQDLWTTVIDMKWRYKLTLFAATFVMTWFLFGVIYYAIAFLHGDLEINKFTPKREPCVKNVDSLTGAFLFSLESQTTIGYGFRFITEECPHAIFLLVAQLVITTLIEIFITGTFLAKIARPKKRAETIKFSHCAVITKHNGELCLVIRVANMRKSLLIQCQLSGKLLQTYETKEGERILLNQASVKFNVDSSSESPFLILPLTFYHILDESSPLRDLTPQNLKEKDFELVVLLNATVESTSAVCQSRTSYVPEEIHWGYEFVPVVSLSPNGKYVADFSQFEKIRRCTDSTFYSMDSEKQKLEERYRQEDQRERELRTMLLQQSNV from the exons ATGCATACATGTTTAACAGTGCTTTGGAAACTTTGTGTGGGACTGAAAGCTAATGA GACTGAAGCACTAAGAATGGAAGCCACACAGATTAATATGTCACGTGTCCCGCTGGTTAATGGAGGCATCAACACTGCGCTCAAGGCACACAGACCACGTGTGATGTCCAAAAGTGGTCACAGCAATGTGCGGATAGACAAAGTCGATGGCATTTACTTACTTTACCTTCAAGATTTGTGGACTACAGTTATAGACATGAAGTGGAGGTACAAACTCACCTTATTTGCTGCTACTTTTGTCATGACCTGGTTCCTCTTTGGAGTTATCTACTATGCCATTGCATTTCTTCATGGAGATTTGGAAATAAACAAGTTCACCCCAAAGCGCGAGCCATGTGTCAAGAACGTGGACTCTCTGACAGGGGCATTTCTCTTCTCCTTGGAGTCACAGACGACCATCGGTTATGGGTTTCGTTTCATTACAGAGGAGTGTCCTCATGCCATTTTCTTACTTGTGGCCCAACTGGTCATCACCACCTTGATTGAAATCTTCATCACAGGTACCTTTCTGGCCAAAATTGCAAGACCTAAAAAAAGGGCGGAGACTATTAAGTTCAGCCATTGTGCTGTCATTACTAAACACAACGGAGAACTTTGTTTAGTGATCAGAGTAGCAAATATGAGGAAGAGCCTTCTGATACAGTGTCAGCTGTCTGGGAAGCTTCTTCAGACATATGAAACTAAAGAAGGGGAGAGGATCTTGCTGAACCAAGCCAGCGTCAAGTTCAATGTTGACTCCTCTTCTGAGAGtccttttctcattttgcctTTAACCTTCTACCATATTTTAGATGAAAGCAGCCCTTTAAGAGATCTCACACCTCAAAACCTCAAGGAGAAGGACTTTGAGCTTGTGGTGCTCCTGAATGCCACGGTTGAGTCCACCAGTGCTGTCTGCCAAAGCAGGACTTCCTACGTCCCGGAGGAGATCCACTGGGGCTATGAGTTCGTGCCTgtggtttctctctctccaaatgGAAAGTATGTTGCTGATTTCAGCCAATTTGAGAAGATCAGGAGATGCACAGATTCTACTTTTTATAGTATGgactctgaaaaacaaaagctagaGGAGAGATATAGGCAGGAGGACCAGAGAGAGAGGGAACTGAGAACAATGTTGTTACAGCAGAGCAATGTTTGA
- the KCNJ15 gene encoding ATP-sensitive inward rectifier potassium channel 15 isoform X1 → MPGNPALHRASQPCLGPTSSTPPAGAPRREGGALAVSILAPCQRRRSRQPWGVCSQEQASRALKKTYAVVKKSLFSIETTEALRMEATQINMSRVPLVNGGINTALKAHRPRVMSKSGHSNVRIDKVDGIYLLYLQDLWTTVIDMKWRYKLTLFAATFVMTWFLFGVIYYAIAFLHGDLEINKFTPKREPCVKNVDSLTGAFLFSLESQTTIGYGFRFITEECPHAIFLLVAQLVITTLIEIFITGTFLAKIARPKKRAETIKFSHCAVITKHNGELCLVIRVANMRKSLLIQCQLSGKLLQTYETKEGERILLNQASVKFNVDSSSESPFLILPLTFYHILDESSPLRDLTPQNLKEKDFELVVLLNATVESTSAVCQSRTSYVPEEIHWGYEFVPVVSLSPNGKYVADFSQFEKIRRCTDSTFYSMDSEKQKLEERYRQEDQRERELRTMLLQQSNV, encoded by the exons ATGCCAGGTAACCCTGCCCTCCACAGAGCCAGCCAGCCTTGTCTCGGTCCCACCAGCTCAACCCCACCAGCTGGAGCCCCAAGGAGGGAAGGTGGAGCCTTGGCCGTCTCCATCCTCGCACCCTGccagagaaggaggagccgtcaGCCCTGGGGAGTGTGCTCCCAGGAGCAGGCGTCCAG GGCATTAAAGAAAACCTATGCAGTGGTCAAAAAGAGCCTCTTCTCTATAGAAAC GACTGAAGCACTAAGAATGGAAGCCACACAGATTAATATGTCACGTGTCCCGCTGGTTAATGGAGGCATCAACACTGCGCTCAAGGCACACAGACCACGTGTGATGTCCAAAAGTGGTCACAGCAATGTGCGGATAGACAAAGTCGATGGCATTTACTTACTTTACCTTCAAGATTTGTGGACTACAGTTATAGACATGAAGTGGAGGTACAAACTCACCTTATTTGCTGCTACTTTTGTCATGACCTGGTTCCTCTTTGGAGTTATCTACTATGCCATTGCATTTCTTCATGGAGATTTGGAAATAAACAAGTTCACCCCAAAGCGCGAGCCATGTGTCAAGAACGTGGACTCTCTGACAGGGGCATTTCTCTTCTCCTTGGAGTCACAGACGACCATCGGTTATGGGTTTCGTTTCATTACAGAGGAGTGTCCTCATGCCATTTTCTTACTTGTGGCCCAACTGGTCATCACCACCTTGATTGAAATCTTCATCACAGGTACCTTTCTGGCCAAAATTGCAAGACCTAAAAAAAGGGCGGAGACTATTAAGTTCAGCCATTGTGCTGTCATTACTAAACACAACGGAGAACTTTGTTTAGTGATCAGAGTAGCAAATATGAGGAAGAGCCTTCTGATACAGTGTCAGCTGTCTGGGAAGCTTCTTCAGACATATGAAACTAAAGAAGGGGAGAGGATCTTGCTGAACCAAGCCAGCGTCAAGTTCAATGTTGACTCCTCTTCTGAGAGtccttttctcattttgcctTTAACCTTCTACCATATTTTAGATGAAAGCAGCCCTTTAAGAGATCTCACACCTCAAAACCTCAAGGAGAAGGACTTTGAGCTTGTGGTGCTCCTGAATGCCACGGTTGAGTCCACCAGTGCTGTCTGCCAAAGCAGGACTTCCTACGTCCCGGAGGAGATCCACTGGGGCTATGAGTTCGTGCCTgtggtttctctctctccaaatgGAAAGTATGTTGCTGATTTCAGCCAATTTGAGAAGATCAGGAGATGCACAGATTCTACTTTTTATAGTATGgactctgaaaaacaaaagctagaGGAGAGATATAGGCAGGAGGACCAGAGAGAGAGGGAACTGAGAACAATGTTGTTACAGCAGAGCAATGTTTGA
- the KCNJ15 gene encoding ATP-sensitive inward rectifier potassium channel 15 isoform X2: MPGNPALHRASQPCLGPTSSTPPAGAPRREGGALAVSILAPCQRRRSRQPWGVCSQEQASRTEALRMEATQINMSRVPLVNGGINTALKAHRPRVMSKSGHSNVRIDKVDGIYLLYLQDLWTTVIDMKWRYKLTLFAATFVMTWFLFGVIYYAIAFLHGDLEINKFTPKREPCVKNVDSLTGAFLFSLESQTTIGYGFRFITEECPHAIFLLVAQLVITTLIEIFITGTFLAKIARPKKRAETIKFSHCAVITKHNGELCLVIRVANMRKSLLIQCQLSGKLLQTYETKEGERILLNQASVKFNVDSSSESPFLILPLTFYHILDESSPLRDLTPQNLKEKDFELVVLLNATVESTSAVCQSRTSYVPEEIHWGYEFVPVVSLSPNGKYVADFSQFEKIRRCTDSTFYSMDSEKQKLEERYRQEDQRERELRTMLLQQSNV, encoded by the exons ATGCCAGGTAACCCTGCCCTCCACAGAGCCAGCCAGCCTTGTCTCGGTCCCACCAGCTCAACCCCACCAGCTGGAGCCCCAAGGAGGGAAGGTGGAGCCTTGGCCGTCTCCATCCTCGCACCCTGccagagaaggaggagccgtcaGCCCTGGGGAGTGTGCTCCCAGGAGCAGGCGTCCAG GACTGAAGCACTAAGAATGGAAGCCACACAGATTAATATGTCACGTGTCCCGCTGGTTAATGGAGGCATCAACACTGCGCTCAAGGCACACAGACCACGTGTGATGTCCAAAAGTGGTCACAGCAATGTGCGGATAGACAAAGTCGATGGCATTTACTTACTTTACCTTCAAGATTTGTGGACTACAGTTATAGACATGAAGTGGAGGTACAAACTCACCTTATTTGCTGCTACTTTTGTCATGACCTGGTTCCTCTTTGGAGTTATCTACTATGCCATTGCATTTCTTCATGGAGATTTGGAAATAAACAAGTTCACCCCAAAGCGCGAGCCATGTGTCAAGAACGTGGACTCTCTGACAGGGGCATTTCTCTTCTCCTTGGAGTCACAGACGACCATCGGTTATGGGTTTCGTTTCATTACAGAGGAGTGTCCTCATGCCATTTTCTTACTTGTGGCCCAACTGGTCATCACCACCTTGATTGAAATCTTCATCACAGGTACCTTTCTGGCCAAAATTGCAAGACCTAAAAAAAGGGCGGAGACTATTAAGTTCAGCCATTGTGCTGTCATTACTAAACACAACGGAGAACTTTGTTTAGTGATCAGAGTAGCAAATATGAGGAAGAGCCTTCTGATACAGTGTCAGCTGTCTGGGAAGCTTCTTCAGACATATGAAACTAAAGAAGGGGAGAGGATCTTGCTGAACCAAGCCAGCGTCAAGTTCAATGTTGACTCCTCTTCTGAGAGtccttttctcattttgcctTTAACCTTCTACCATATTTTAGATGAAAGCAGCCCTTTAAGAGATCTCACACCTCAAAACCTCAAGGAGAAGGACTTTGAGCTTGTGGTGCTCCTGAATGCCACGGTTGAGTCCACCAGTGCTGTCTGCCAAAGCAGGACTTCCTACGTCCCGGAGGAGATCCACTGGGGCTATGAGTTCGTGCCTgtggtttctctctctccaaatgGAAAGTATGTTGCTGATTTCAGCCAATTTGAGAAGATCAGGAGATGCACAGATTCTACTTTTTATAGTATGgactctgaaaaacaaaagctagaGGAGAGATATAGGCAGGAGGACCAGAGAGAGAGGGAACTGAGAACAATGTTGTTACAGCAGAGCAATGTTTGA
- the KCNJ15 gene encoding ATP-sensitive inward rectifier potassium channel 15 isoform X4, producing the protein MEATQINMSRVPLVNGGINTALKAHRPRVMSKSGHSNVRIDKVDGIYLLYLQDLWTTVIDMKWRYKLTLFAATFVMTWFLFGVIYYAIAFLHGDLEINKFTPKREPCVKNVDSLTGAFLFSLESQTTIGYGFRFITEECPHAIFLLVAQLVITTLIEIFITGTFLAKIARPKKRAETIKFSHCAVITKHNGELCLVIRVANMRKSLLIQCQLSGKLLQTYETKEGERILLNQASVKFNVDSSSESPFLILPLTFYHILDESSPLRDLTPQNLKEKDFELVVLLNATVESTSAVCQSRTSYVPEEIHWGYEFVPVVSLSPNGKYVADFSQFEKIRRCTDSTFYSMDSEKQKLEERYRQEDQRERELRTMLLQQSNV; encoded by the coding sequence ATGGAAGCCACACAGATTAATATGTCACGTGTCCCGCTGGTTAATGGAGGCATCAACACTGCGCTCAAGGCACACAGACCACGTGTGATGTCCAAAAGTGGTCACAGCAATGTGCGGATAGACAAAGTCGATGGCATTTACTTACTTTACCTTCAAGATTTGTGGACTACAGTTATAGACATGAAGTGGAGGTACAAACTCACCTTATTTGCTGCTACTTTTGTCATGACCTGGTTCCTCTTTGGAGTTATCTACTATGCCATTGCATTTCTTCATGGAGATTTGGAAATAAACAAGTTCACCCCAAAGCGCGAGCCATGTGTCAAGAACGTGGACTCTCTGACAGGGGCATTTCTCTTCTCCTTGGAGTCACAGACGACCATCGGTTATGGGTTTCGTTTCATTACAGAGGAGTGTCCTCATGCCATTTTCTTACTTGTGGCCCAACTGGTCATCACCACCTTGATTGAAATCTTCATCACAGGTACCTTTCTGGCCAAAATTGCAAGACCTAAAAAAAGGGCGGAGACTATTAAGTTCAGCCATTGTGCTGTCATTACTAAACACAACGGAGAACTTTGTTTAGTGATCAGAGTAGCAAATATGAGGAAGAGCCTTCTGATACAGTGTCAGCTGTCTGGGAAGCTTCTTCAGACATATGAAACTAAAGAAGGGGAGAGGATCTTGCTGAACCAAGCCAGCGTCAAGTTCAATGTTGACTCCTCTTCTGAGAGtccttttctcattttgcctTTAACCTTCTACCATATTTTAGATGAAAGCAGCCCTTTAAGAGATCTCACACCTCAAAACCTCAAGGAGAAGGACTTTGAGCTTGTGGTGCTCCTGAATGCCACGGTTGAGTCCACCAGTGCTGTCTGCCAAAGCAGGACTTCCTACGTCCCGGAGGAGATCCACTGGGGCTATGAGTTCGTGCCTgtggtttctctctctccaaatgGAAAGTATGTTGCTGATTTCAGCCAATTTGAGAAGATCAGGAGATGCACAGATTCTACTTTTTATAGTATGgactctgaaaaacaaaagctagaGGAGAGATATAGGCAGGAGGACCAGAGAGAGAGGGAACTGAGAACAATGTTGTTACAGCAGAGCAATGTTTGA